The Lactuca sativa cultivar Salinas chromosome 2, Lsat_Salinas_v11, whole genome shotgun sequence genome includes a window with the following:
- the LOC111887144 gene encoding putative UPF0481 protein At3g02645: MSNNDVEFGARGSVGRNVKILLDFKRKGKVLNEQRLPSIFMVPKLYRDISPISFTPRLVSIGPLHRKDTNLQKFEVQKSTYLHNLLALCGSEPKETLEDCLRKVSMKIDDIKKCYEESATYYGDEELARIMVIDGCFILYFTHLVSGKAGRYMGNRLTMPLIFNDILLIENQIPFFVLEDIFESTIPLFKPNPSLADHLEILLKGYNPFQEYNVTDNINLSGSPDHILGLLHNCLVPMHLPVSPNFLQNGGSILKQERHSAIELDRAGVNFRANKDVNWPLAMKLELPRFSCFPWFWYKPTLLMPKLYVGDSTELILRNLILYEQSSTIPECVTSYMWAMDMLVDTPEDVARLVKSRVLVNYCGANENAANMINSICQYVSLSGFYYHQEWEDLDTYYKSCWPNAAAALKRKYFGSPWSIIALFAAIVLFVLTLVQTVYTINHPNP, encoded by the coding sequence ATGTCAAATAACGATGTGGAGTTTGGAGCAAGAGGCAGCGTTGGACGTAACGTCAAAATTCTATTAGattttaaaagaaaaggaaaggtTCTTAACGAACAACGTCTACCATCGATTTTCATGGTTCCTAAACTGTACCGAGATATCAGCCCAATATCTTTTACGCCTAGGCTGGTCTCTATTGGACCTCTTCACAGAAAAGATAcaaatttgcaaaagtttgaagtTCAAAAATCGACTTATTTACATAATTTATTAGCTCTGTGTGGTTCCGAACCAAAGGAAACGTTAGAAGATTGTCTGCGAAAGGTGAGTATGAAAATAGACGATATCAAGAAATGCTATGAAGAGTCAGCGACCTACTACGGGGATGAGGAACTTGCTAGAATAATGGTAATAGATGGATGTTTTATCCTTTATTTTACTCATCTTGTTTCAGGAAAAGCCGGCAGATATATGGGAAACCGGTTGACTATGCCATTAATATTTAATGATATTCTGCTTATAGAAAACCAAATCCCGTTTTTTGTTCTTGAAGACATCTTTGAATCTACTATTCCTCTTTTTAAACCAAACCCCTCTCTCGCTGACCATCTCGAAATACTTCTCAAAGGTTATAATCCTTTTCAAGAATATAATGTTACAGACAACATCAACCTATCTGGATCTCCTGATCATATCCTTGGTCTTCTGCACAACTGTTTAGTGCCTATGCATCTCCCAGTATCACCAAATTTTCTTCAAAATGGAGGCTCGATCTTGAAACAAGAAAGACACTCGGCCATTGAACTGGATAGGGCAGGGGTGAACTTCAGGGCTAATAAAGATGTGAATTGGCCATTGGCCATGAAACTGGAATTACCAAGATTCTCATGCTTCCCATGGTTTTGGTATAAGCCTACTCTGTTAATGCCAAAACTATATGTTGGTGATTCCACTGAGTTGATTTTAAGGAACCTCATACTATACGAGCAGTCGAGTACAATTCCAGAGTGCGTTACGTCATATATGTGGGCCATGGATATGCTAGTAGATACTCCAGAGGATGTTGCAAGGTTGGTAAAATCAAGGGTCCTAGTCAACTATTGTGGCGCCAACGAGAACGCTGCAAATATGATAAACAGCATATGCCAATATGTGTCCTTATCTGGTTTTTATTACCATCAAGAGTGGGAAGATCTGGATACCTATTACAAGAGTTGCTGGCCCAATGCCGCTGCAGCGTTGAAGCGTAAATATTTCGGCAGTCCATGGTCTATAATTGCTCTCTTTGCTGCAATCGTTTTGTTTGTTCTTACCCTTGTTCAGACCGTGTATACAATCAATCACCCAAACCCATAA